A single genomic interval of Penicillium psychrofluorescens genome assembly, chromosome: 2 harbors:
- a CDS encoding uncharacterized protein (ID:PFLUO_003387-T1.cds;~source:funannotate), which translates to MATIEEPTPAHVVSPPPMTEKGQAVRTLVEADYLDDRYETTKRGLKNRHVQLIALGGSIGTGLFVGSGQSLAIGGPASLLLGYMFISSLVYSIVTAIAEVGAYLPVHGGTMSYHGFRYVSRSLGFAMGYLYWYSLGILVPYEITAAGLVIGYWDPNNATVPIAVWITIMMVVCIGLNLLPVSIYGESEFWFSGIKIITLVGLLILSFILFWGGGPDRVLLGFHYWKHPGSFNEYLVTGGTGRFVGLLKCTVSSAIAFIFAPELIIISAGEMKSPRRNVPRAARSYIYRLIFFYIFAVLAIGVICPSNNSRLTQGGDTAKSSPFVVGIQNAGIPVLDSIVNAAVLTSAWSAGNSFLYMSSRSLYSLAMSGNAPSIFKTCNRWGVPYYAVGASACFSALAYLSVGNSSSIVFNWFINFTNTSGFISWICCCIVYFRFRKAARAQGIEQPYHSAIQPYGAYWGMALASLMLLINGFTVFFPSQWSVSNFFTAYIGIPAFLILYFGHRLLYWRDPWAWRPEEVDMQTGIAEIIAAEEPAPPRRKWWKLW; encoded by the exons ATTATCTAGACGACCGTTATGAGACTACCAAGCGTGGTCTCAAGAATCGCCATGTCCAGCTGATCGCTCTAGGCGGCTCGATTGGAACCG GTCTCTTCGTGGGATCTGGCCAGTCGCTAGCCATTGGCGGTCCGGCCTCCCTACTGTTGGGCTATATGTTCATCTCCAGTCTCGTATATTCTATAGTCACCGCTATCGCAGAGGTCGGCGCCTACCTGCCCGTCCACGGCGGCACAATGAGTTATCACGGATTCCGATACGTGTCGCGGAGTCTAGGTTTTGCAATGGGATACCTCTACTGGTACTCCTTGGGTATTCTCGTTCCTTATGAAATCACGGCGGCCGGCCTGGTCATTGGGTACTGGGATCCAAACAATGCCACGGTGCCCATCGCCGTCTGGATCACGATCATGATGGTCGTCTGTATTGGCCTCAACCTGCTGCCGGTCAGCATATACGGCGAGTCTGAGTTTTGGTTCTCAGGTATCAAGATCATCACCCTCGTCGGGCTATTGATTTTGTCGTTCATCCTTTTCTGGGGTGGCGGGCCGGATAGAGTACTACTGGGATTCCATTATTGGAAACATCCGGGATCATTCAATGAGTACCTAGTGACAGGGGGAACGGGACGATTCGTGGGCCTGTTGAAGTGCACCGTCTCTAGCGCCATTGCCTTCATCTTCGCGCCGGAgctgatcatcatcagcgCTGGCGAGATGAAGTCCCCGCGACGCAACGTGCCCCGAGCGGCTCGCTCGTATATCTACAGGCTGATCTTCTTTTACATCTTCGCCGTGCTAGCTATCGGTGTTATCTGCCCATCCAATAACAGTCGCCTGACACAAGGAGGCGATACGGCCAAGTCGTCCCCGTTTGTGGTTGGCATTCAGAATGCCGGGATCCCTGTTCTGGACAGCATTGTCAACGCTGCTGTGCTGACCTCTGCTTGGTCCGCGGGTAATTCGTTCTTATATATGTCTTCCCGCTCACTATACTCCCTGGCCATGTCCGGCAACGCTCCCAGCATCTTCAAAACGTGCAACCGATGGGGTGTGCCCTACTATGCCGTGGGCGCGTCTGCGTGCTTTTCGGCGCTGGCATATCTGTCAGTGGGCAATTCCAGCTCTATCGTATTCAACTGGTTCATCAATTTCACCAACACATCGGGGTTCATCTCTTGGATTTGCTGCTGCATCGTGTATTTCCGGTTCCGCAAGGCTGCCCGGGCTCAAGGCATCGAGCAGCCGTATCACTCAGCCATACAGCCATACGGCGCATATTGGGGAATGGCGCTTGCATCCCTCATGCTACTCATCAACGGCttcaccgtcttcttcccGTCCCAGTGGTCGGTCAGCAACTTCTTCACCGCTTACATCGGCATCCCTGCGTTTCTGATCCTGTACTTTGGGCATCGGTTGTTATACTGGCGGGACCCTTGGGCCTGGCGTccggaggaggtggatatGCAAACTGGTATCGCCGAGATCATCGCTGCGGAGGAGCCTGCCCCGCCGCGGAGGAAATGGTGGAAATTGTGGTAG
- a CDS encoding uncharacterized protein (ID:PFLUO_003388-T1.cds;~source:funannotate), with product MAAYPISVHPLQSPAGSDIDFGAKIEDQQFATIRDALYRHHVIIFKNQHMLSPKAQYELTRRFDPASDNYGHGKTLDAKRSILHPDLKTIPHQPQVQVIGNGFIPSYEGLENVQLRHPHHRTFHRDHIPDDKDYDFTRFYRWHIDAALYDLYPPLVTTLMAVQVPKGRRQTLLYDDGSDETLDVPLGTTAFVSGERMFDLLSPEDQEFVRSSKIEYAPHPYIWMSPARALSTGLGLHSEGRELPDSELPPIDAKKIMIFPMAWKNPVTGKLALQIHPSAVRRIHCADGKVIDDLTRVRDIVYKLQRPAISPQYVYAHDWEEGDVVLFNNRGVLHSVVGAFKPDEVRLFRQCNLAASEPPQ from the exons ATGGCCGCGTACCCGATTTCTGTTCACCCGTTGCAGTCCCCTGCTGGGTCCGATATCGACTTTGGGGCAAAAATCGAGG ACCAGCAGTTTGCTACCATCCGCGATGCGCTCTATCGCCACCacgtcatcatcttcaagaACCAGCACATGCTTTCGCCCAAAGCTCAGTACGAACTCACTAGGCGTTTTGACCCGGCCTCGGACAACTATGGGCATGGCAAAACCCTTGATGCCAAGCGCAGCATCTTGCACCCCGACCTCAAGACAATTCCCCACCAGCCACAGGTCCAGGTAATCGGCAATGGATTTATTCCATCCTATGAGGGGCTCGAGAACGTCCAGTTGAGACACCCGCACCACCGAACGTTTCATCGGGACCATATTCCCGATGATAAGGACTATGACTTTACTCGTTTCTACCGCTGGCACATCGATGCTGCCCTCTACGATCTCTATCCACCTCTAGTAACCACCCTCATGGCCGTGCAGGTACCAAAAGGCCGCCGGCAAACTCTACTATATGACGATGGCTCGGACGAAACGCTCGATGTACCTCTGGGCACCACGGCATTTGTGAGCGGTGAGCGCATGTTTGATTTATTATCACCAGAGGACCAGGAGTTTGTACGATCGAGCAAAATTGAATACGCACCACACCC TTATATTTGGATGAGCCCCGCCCGCGCCCTATCTACCGGTCTGGGTCTACACTCCGAGGGCCGTGAACTCCCTGATTCAGAATTGCCGCCTATTGACGCCAAGAAAATTATGATCTTTCCCATGGCCTGGAAGAACCCAGTGACTGGAAAGCTGGCTTTGCAGATCCATCCCTCTGCCGTCCGCCGGATTCATTGTGCAGATGGCAAAGTGATCGACGATCTCACTCGGGTTCGCGATATTGTCTATAAGCTACAGCGCCCGGCGATAAGTCCCCAATATGTGTATGCTCACGATTGGGAAGAAGGAGACGTTGTTTTGTTCAACAATCGTGGTGTTCTGCATTCCGTGGTGGGTGCATTCAAGCCGGACGAGGTGCGATTATTCCGGCAATGCAACCTGGCTGCCTCTGAGCCCCCCCAGTAG
- a CDS encoding uncharacterized protein (ID:PFLUO_003389-T1.cds;~source:funannotate): MATDEYLHPDRPPDAFRISRKPVSNPNLRAAPGVDHLSSTLPHASTAPNFVPVQPPSYTDLYAGQSSSSPGLPPRPTSAGPTPSSTPPPVSPSPIQKAYGEARHFLGGLINHPTESNKHFTILRHSSGLVFYRGVGTSVAVSVFSDAPLPPDRTYWLQSKGWTGKTGMRAKSLFHFRDGWVDVTPSMPLRADQVNPDDERAWQRDVKKFRKKAPSRPRDTHQLRETAVVRIPAEAGDGYFQLVLCQGPKKKVLANSPVFRVLSTSASPSSIRGASLSTLPLEVGAMVTGLYAQTAAQTVVAPVKTAIQSKVNPYRPSWVTQTAAKTAYSTTGIQNRMGEAFNPTPGATRSIQDHNNPATTFEPALFAIEDGPQDPFPMGFKARAQIGQMTSPVASSDTPRLALSKVPDWVLEQLRGYFFGWARFDVSAGKDTSFGPWCPAILSVRTLDPLQVARVNVAQIAKRVVALRLLGEVPLQTTKLEVRMMGFLRPDIPPPTGSTSQQLAEAQEAAAEAAMLADVYDASIVENTLAHQAWAPEKPSAREVPQRPTGWKDRTLEGYSNARVQGQKLVEQVPLHRLGVRSMTDGMREKQVATNGFYIVR, encoded by the coding sequence ATGGCCACCGACGAGTATTTACATCCCGATCGCCCGCCTGACGCATTCCGTATCAGCCGGAAGCCGGTGTCCAACCCGAATCTGCGGGCCGCGCCCGGCGTCGATCATCTGTCGTCAACCTTGCCTCATGCATCCACGGCTCCAAATTTTGTGCCGGTACAGCCCCCATCCTATACGGACCTCTACGCCGGACAGTCAAGTAGTTCACCTGGATTACCTCCTCGGCCAACGAGTGCAGGGCCAACGCCATCTTCTACACCGCCACCAGTCTCTCCATCCCCCATTCAAAAGGCATATGGCGAGGCACGACACTTCCTGGGAGGTCTGATTAACCACCCAACCGAATCCAACAAGCATTTTACCATTCTCCGCCACTCTTCCGGGCTCGTTTTCTATCGCGGTGTTGGCACGTCCGTCGCGGTGTCAGTTTTCTCGGATGCCCCGCTGCCCCCAGATCGAACCTATTGGCTGCAAAGCAAAGGATGGACCGGAAAGACGGGAATGCGTGCCAAATCATTGTTTCATTTTCGTGATGGCTGGGTGGATGTCACTCCATCCATGCCGTTGAGGGCCGACCAAGTCAACCCCGACGATGAACGCGCATGGCAGCGAGATGTCAAGAAATTTCGCAAGAAGGCACCCTCACGACCTCGCGACACGCATCAACTGCGCGAGACCGCTGTGGTGCGCATCCCAGCTGAGGCAGGCGATGGGTATTTCCAGCTGGTACTCTGTCAGGgacccaagaagaaggttctTGCAAATAGTCCTGTTTTCCGTGTGCTCTCAACATCAGCCAGCCCCAGTTCAATCCGTGGTGCCAGCCTGAGCACCCTGCCGCTGGAAGTTGGGGCGATGGTCACTGGATTATATGCACAGACTGCTGCTCAAACAGTGGTTGCACCTGTTAAAACTGCCATCCAGTCTAAAGTTAACCCTTATCGCCCCTCGTGGGTGACACAAACGGCAGCCAAGACTGCCTATTCTACCACTGGAATCCAGAATCGAATGGGCGAAGCTTTCAACCCGACACCCGGCGCCACTCGAAGTATCCAGGACCACAATAATCCGGCGACAACCTTCGAGCCTGCCTTATTCGCTATTGAAGATGGTCCTCAGGATCCATTCCCCATGGGGTTCAAGGCCCGCGCCCAGATAGGCCAGATGACCTCTCCTGTGGCCTCATCTGATACTCCTAGACTAGCTCTCTCAAAAGTACCCGACTGGGtgcttgagcagctccgGGGGTATTTCTTTGGTTGGGCTCGGTTTGATGTCAGTGCTGGAAAGGACACCTCGTTTGGCCCATGGTGTCCCGCGATTCTATCAGTGCGAACTCTGGATCCGTTACAGGTCGCACGAGTCAACGTGGCTCAGATAGCCAAACGTGTAGTGGCGCTACGTCTGTTGGGTGAAGTTCCCCTGCAGACTACTAAACTGGAAGTTCGGATGATGGGATTCCTTCGTCCAGACATCCCACCTCCGACTGGAAGTACCAGTCAGCAACTGGCTGAAGCGCAGGAGGCGGCGGCCGAAGCTGCTATGTTGGCGGATGTATACGACGCATCCATCGTGGAGAATACTTTGGCTCACCAGGCGTGGGCACCTGAGAAGCCAAGCGCGCGTGAGGTTCCACAGCGGCCAACAGGCTGGAAGGACCGTACACTCGAGGGATATAGCAATGCCCGTGTACAGGGACAGAAGCTAGTAGAGCAGGTGCCGTTGCATCGCCTCGGGGTCCGGTCGATGACAGATGGAATGAGAGAGAAGCAAGTTGCGACGAATGGTTTCTATATTGTCCGATGA
- a CDS encoding uncharacterized protein (ID:PFLUO_003390-T1.cds;~source:funannotate), with amino-acid sequence MTQTANQPLDVLVVGAGIAGLSAAIALGKQGHRVVILEKSGFVKETGAAIHLPPNCTALLQWLGINPMDFGGTLLHEIQRYGYEGDLKYKKEFAVIRQKWQAEWYLVHRVDLHNNLKKRAVETATLHTQCKITEINIEAPRPWISIEDGRTFEADLVLGADGLHSQVRKLVAPEAPSPYQVGKSCFRWLLPMDSLREHQSTLDYVQNPGVFIEWAAEDRRLVAYPCSDSKVFNLCAFMPSNEEKSDSQIDSWQTVGDKETIVHAFSKFSPGVKHIINSATNNLKVWELYDMETLPTWVKGNAALLGDAAHPFQPCKKRGSVHEVGTILTSNIQ; translated from the exons ATGACTCAAACAGCGAATCAGCCTTTGGATGTGCTTGTTGTTGGTGCCGGCATTGCGGGCCTCTCTGCTGCCATTGCTCTCGGCAAACAAGGCCACCGGGTGGTA ATTCTAGAAAAATCGGGATTTGTCAAGGAAACTGGTGCTGCAATTCATCTTCCCCCCAACTGCACAGCGCTGTTGCAATGGTTGGGAATAAACCCGATGGACTTCGGCGGCACACTCCTTCATGAA ATTCAACGGTATGGATACGAAGGCGACTTGAAGTACAAGAAGGAATTTGCAGTGATCCGTCAAAAATGGCAGGCA GAGTGGTACCTTGTGCATCGTGTCGATTTACACAATAATCTCAAAAAGCGAGCTGTCGAGACCGCCACGTTGCACACGCAGTGCAAGATCACAGAGATCAACATCGAAGCGCCACGGCCCTGGATCTCTATCGAAGACGGGCGCACTTTTGAAGCAGACCTGGTGCTCGGGGCGGACGGACTCCAT TCCCAAGTTCGCAAATTGGTCGCGCCAGAGGCACCTTCGCCGTATCAGGTAGGGAAGTCTTGCTTCCGTTGGCTTTTACCCATGGACTCTTTGAGAGAGCATCAGTCAACGCTGGATTACGTTCAGAACCCCGGGGTGTTTATTGAGTGGGCCGCTGAGGACCGTCGACTCGTTGCCTATCCATGCTCGGACAGCAAAGTGTTCAACCTGTGTGCTTTTATGCCTTCAAATGAAGAAAAATCAGACAGCCAAATTGATA GCTGGCAAACCGTCGGAGACAAGGAAACCATTGTGCATGCATTTTCCAAGTTCTCTCCCGGTGTAAAGCACATCATCAATAGCGCGACAAACAACCTCAAAGTTTGGGAGCTGTATGATATGGAGACACTGCCGACCTGGGTCAAGGGCAACGCTGCCCTTCTGGGCGACGCCGCTCACCCATTTCAACCATGTAAGAAGCGCGGCTCAGTTCATGAAGTTGGTACAATATTGACTAGTAATATCCAATAG
- a CDS encoding uncharacterized protein (ID:PFLUO_003391-T1.cds;~source:funannotate) translates to MAELHGSCHPAFNSVRDLLQQKIADGGEAGASLCINIDGKNAVDLWGGYADASSSKPWEEDTITGIWSSTKVLTILAAHILVDRGLLDVNEPVARYWPEFAANGKENVKVSHILSHTSGVVAFDGGITIEEMQDEQKAAQRLAKQAPWFTPGSQSAYQYTNYGLLVGTIVHRITGKSLAQFISEEITTPLGADFQLGVSEKDEARTADTIPFPPDAIPSAEGLDPTTSILLRSLIGSLMDASTPNNPIFRKSQNGAMGGFSNARALASVGSIVALDGAVNDRQYLTSHTVDEMLKEQIRSADPNIMTNSRFALGLSLPATDGVLPCIPEEDGICFWGGFGGSVVVMDRRRRMTISYIMNKMEFRVIGNSRFDVYLPEIYKAFEKYDKSSP, encoded by the coding sequence ATGGCTGAGCTACACGGTTCCTGTCATCCTGCTTTCAACTCAGTGCGAGACCTTTTGCAGCAAAAAATtgctgatggtggtgaagcgGGTGCTTCCCTCTGTATCAATATCGACGGCAAAAATGCCGTAGATCTCTGGGGTGGCTATGCAGATGCAAGCTCGAGCAAGCCATGGGAAGAAGACACTATCACTGGAATTTGGTCCTCTACTAAGGTTCTCACTATCCTGGCCGCTCACATTCTTGTTGATCGCGGTCTTTTGGATGTCAATGAGCCAGTGGCGAGATATTGGCCTGAATTCGCAGCAAACGGCAAAGAGAATGTTAAGGTCTCCCATATTCTAAGCCATACCTCTGGAGTTGTTGCCTTTGATGGGGGAATTACGATTGAGGAAATGCAAGATGAGCAAAAAGCAGCTCAGCGCCTTGCTAAACAAGCTCCTTGGTTTACTCCAGGATCACAGAGCGCATACCAATATACCAATTATGGTCTTCTGGTGGGTACGATTGTCCATCGTATCACAGGAAAGTCCCTGGCCCAGTTCATCAGCGAGGAGATCACTACACCTTTGGGGGCTGACTTCCAGCTTGGTGTCTCTGAGAAAGATGAGGCTAGGACTGCTGATACTATCCCGTTCCCACCGGATGCTATTCCTTCTGCAGAAGGCCTTGATCCTACCACTAGTATCCTACTTCGGTCTCTCATAGGATCTTTGATGGATGCTTCAACTCCCAACAACCCTATATTCCGAAAATCTCAGAATGGAGCTATGGGAGGATTTTCTAATGCACGGGCCCTTGCATCTGTCGGTTCTATTGTTGCTCTTGATGGTGCCGTCAATGATAGACAGTATCTTACTTCCCACACTGTCGATGAGATGTTAAAGGAACAAATCAGATCAGCTGATCCAAATATCATGACGAACTCGCGCTTCGCTCTTGGCCTTTCACTGCCAGCTACCGACGGTGTGTTGCCTTGTATTCCTGAAGAGGATGGAATTTGCTTCTGGGGTGGTTTTGGTGGATCTGTCGTCGTCATGGATCGCCGCCGGAGAATGACTATATCATACATCATGAACAAGATGGAATTTCGGGTGATTGGCAATTCTCGGTTTGATGTCTATTTACCTGAGATCTACAAGGCTTTTGAGAAGTACGACAAATCTTCACCGTAG
- a CDS encoding uncharacterized protein (ID:PFLUO_003392-T1.cds;~source:funannotate), giving the protein MAVHIEAARFPDDSDTILALFSGYAASLGIDLTFQQFQDELDSLPGKYVASQGGALLIARTEKQPDRYQPYQTSSDPLGSHPSAAVGCVALRRSSDNWCEMKRLYVLQEARGTRLGERLVEAVLDRAKALGYRGIRLDTLPEMTAAQRLYRKYGFVEISAYYDTPIKGTIFMGCDFARI; this is encoded by the coding sequence ATGGCCGTCCACATTGAGGCGGCACGGTTTCCCGACGATTCTGACACAATTCTCGCCCTGTTCTCTGGCTATGCTGCATCACTAGGCATTGACCTCACCTTCCAACAATTTCAGGATGAGCTCGACTCCCTGCCCGGAAAGTATGTCGCATCCCAAGGAGGTGCGCTCTTGATTGCACGAACGGAAAAACAACCAGATCGCTATCAACCATATCAAACGTCTTCAGACCCACTGGGATCGCATCCCTCCGCCGCAGTTGGATGCGTTGCTCTCCGTCGTAGCTCAGACAACTGGTGCGAGATGAAACGGCTGTACGTCCTCCAGGAAGCACGCGGCACAAGACTTGGTGAACGGCTTGTAGAGGCCGTCCTCGACCGCGCAAAAGCTTTGGGGTATCGAGGCATTCGACTCGACACGCTGCCCGAGATGACCGCGGCACAACGGTTATATCGAAAGTATGGCTTTGTAGAGATCAGCGCGTACTACGACACACCGATTAAAGGGACAATTTTCATGGGATGCGATTTCGCCCGGATATGA
- a CDS encoding uncharacterized protein (ID:PFLUO_003393-T1.cds;~source:funannotate), which translates to MKFTTTALTAAMLAGSSLAAPRAGLAERLEKRGALPRQSLPLNKIDNTAEENGVLLKENSGDSNIEYSKNWGGVVREKPPASGTYTAVSATFTVPSPTPTDNSGEMQAASAWVGIDGDTYTAAILQTGVDFWTQNGTVSFDAWYEWYPNNANNFDLDVSAGDVIFAKVESSSPSQGVAIIENQSSGQSVTTTLSAPSTTATLAGQNVEWIVEDFNSGTSMVALVNFDKVTFSGAQAKSSEDEDFGVNDSAILEIQQNGKVLAEVNIQSDTEFDVTYQ; encoded by the coding sequence ATGAAATTCACCACTACGGCTCTCACTGCCGCCATGCTGGCTGGTAGCTCTCTCGCTGCGCCCCGGGCTGGCCTGGCCGAGCGTTTAGAGAAGCGTGGTGCCCTACCACGCCAGTCTCTGCCGCTTAACAAGATCGACAACACCGCCGAAGAGAACGGTGTCCTTCTCAAGGAGAATTCCGGCGACTCCAACATCGAGTACAGCAAGAACTGGGGTGGAGTCGTTCGTGAAAAGCCGCCCGCGAGCGGTACCTATACAGCAGTCTCGGCGACATTTACTGTCCCGAGTCCGACCCCTACCGACAACTCTGGTGAAATGCAGGCTGCTTCCGCGTGGGTCGGCATTGACGGTGACACGTACACCGCAGCAATTTTGCAGACCGGTGTGGATTTCTGGACTCAAAATGGTACCGTCAGCTTCGATGCCTGGTACGAGTGGTATCCCAACAACGCAAACAACTTTGACTTGGACGTGTCCGCAGGCGATGTTATCTTCGCCAAGGTCGAGTCTTCTTCACCTAGTCAGGGCGTCGCCATCATAGAGAACCAGTCCTCCGGTCAGAGTGTCACCACGACGCTGTCAGCGCCCTCGACCACCGCGACCTTGGCTGGTCAGAATGTTGAGTGGATTGTTGAGGATTTCAACTCCGGTACATCCATGGTGGCTTTGGTCAACTTTGACAAGGTCACGTTTAGCGGTGCTCAGGCCAAGTCTAGCGAAGATGAAGACTTTGGCGTGAACGACTCAGCGATCCTGGAAATCCAGCAGAATGGCAAGGTGTTGGCCGAGGTTAATATCCAAAGCGACACCGAATTCGATGTAACCTATCAATAA
- a CDS encoding uncharacterized protein (ID:PFLUO_003394-T1.cds;~source:funannotate) — protein MILMGLQFCSQLDFHHSIEEQHIFPILAKKMPEFRKELDLLRQHKQIHAGLEKLEAYLEKCRSGEEDLRREEVKRLMEGFGKVLWAHLDEEVQTLGADNMRKYWSLDEMRRLPM, from the coding sequence ATGATTCTTATGGGCCTACAATTTTGTTCGCAGCTGGACTTTCATCATTCCATTGAAGAGCAACACATCTTCCCCATCCTGGCGAAAAAGATGCCCGAGTTCCGGAAAGAACTTGACCTGCTTCGCCAGCATAAGCAGATCCATGCTGGACTCGAGAAACTAGAAGCATACCTCGAGAAATGTCGCTCTGGCGAAGAGGATCTGCGCCGAGAAGAAGTGAAGCGGCTGATGGAGGGCTTTGGTAAGGTGTTGTGGGCTCATTTGGATGAGGAAGTTCAGACGCTTGGCGCAGACAATATGCGCAAGTACTGGAGTCTCGACGAAATGCGTCGGCTTCCCATGTGA
- a CDS encoding uncharacterized protein (ID:PFLUO_003395-T1.cds;~source:funannotate), translating to MGAIGNVLYYTFHPFELRAILQWKVWHNPPHERNEKDETETQKICFKFLDQTSRSFSAVIKELHPELLLPVCVFYLVLRGLDTIEDDTSIPLETKEPLLRNFKDILTKDGWNFDGNRPEEKDRELLVQFHNVITEFKNMKPAYQAIIKDITDKMGNGMADYCRKAALDDASMKTVEEYDLYCYYVAGLVGEGLTRLFVEAEFGNPALLKRPHLHRSMGLFLQKTNIIRDIREDFDDNRRFWPKEIWSNHVDQFEDLFKPENREAALNCSSEMILNALEHAEECLFYLAGLREQSIFNFCAIPQSMAIATMELCFRNPALFQRNIKITKGEACNLMTQSTQNLQVLCDSFRIYTRKIHQKNTPKDPNFLKISIVCGKIEKFIESIFPSQKAEEIKRQVTGELTKEEQEQKQADDESKQDIFFMLAMMGAVIFMVAFSMMFVAWLMGARFDLAWQEIKGGIKFNEPEADHSEL from the exons ATGGGGGCCATTGGCAATGTCCTTTACTATACCTTCCACCCCTTCGAGTTGAGGGCAATTCTTCAATG GAAAGTCTGGCACAACCCGCCCCATGAGCGGAATGAGAAGGATGAGACCGAGACGCAGAAGATCTGTTTCAAGTTCCTGGATCAGACCAGTCGAAGTTTCAGCGCTGTGATTAAGGAGCTACATCCCGAACTACTGCTCCCGGTGTGTGTGTTCTACCTGGTGCTTCGAGGTCTGGATACCATCGAAGATGACACCTCAATTCCTCTGGAAACCAAGGAACCTCTCCTCCGGAATTTCAAAGATATCCTGACCAAAGATGGCTGGAACTTCGATGGGAATCGgccggaggagaaggatcgTGAGCTGCTGGTTCAGTTTCACAATGTGATCACCGAGTTCAAGAATATGAAGCCGGCCTACCAAGCTATCATCAAGGACATCACCGATAAGATGGGAAATGGTATGGCCGACTACTGCCGCAAGGCCGCGCTAGATGACGCCAGCATGAAGACCGTCGAGGAATACGACCTGTACTGCTACTACGTGGCGGGCCTAGTCGGTGAGGGTCTTACTCGTTTGTTCGTGGAGGCTGAGTTCGGCAACCCCGCTCTGCTGAAGCGTCCGCACCTACATAGGTCAATGGGGCTTTTCTTACAGAAGACTAACATCATCCGTGACATCCGCGAGGATTTTGACGACAACCGACGGTTCTGGCCGAAGGAGATCTGGTCTAACCACGTCGATCAATTTGAGGATCTGTTCAAGCCGGAGAACCGCGAGGCCGCCCTGAACTGCAGCTCTGAGATGATTCTTAATGCTTTGGAGCATGCGGAGGAGTGTCTGTTCTACCTTGCTGGTCTGCGGGAGCAGAGCATCTTCAACTTTTGCGCCATCCCGCAGTCCATGGCTATTGCCACCATGGAACTGTGTTTCCGCAACCCAGCCCTCTTCCAACGAAACATCAAGATCACCAAGGGAGAAGCCTGCAACCTCATGACCCAGTCGACGCAGAACCTTCAGGTTTTGTGTGATAGCTTCCGGATCTACACGCGCAAGATTCACCAGAAGAATACTCCTAAAGATCCCAATTTCTTGAAGATCAGCATTGTGTGCGGCAAG ATTGAGAAGTTCATTGAGAGCATATTCCCGTCCCAGAAGGCGGAAGAAATCAAGCGCCAGGTGACGGGTGAATTGAccaaggaagagcaggagcagaagcaggCGGACGACGAATCCAAGCAGGACATCTTTTTCAtgttggccatgatgggtgCCGTCATCTTTATGGTTGCTTTTTCGATG ATGTTTGTGGCCTGGCTGATGGGGGCGCGTTTCGACTTAGCCTGGCAGGAGATTAAGGGTGGTATAAAGTTCAACGAGCCGGAAGCTGACCACTCCGAACTTTGA